The following proteins come from a genomic window of Paenibacillus swuensis:
- a CDS encoding helix-turn-helix transcriptional regulator: MKTHTSERIKFPKGFWEGLQQLGMTAQEVARKAQLPLTIMTQPEVTISQYFAIWQAYSDLFGDTAEAIINLATAFDTTKYPPPVMATYHARDYRDALYRMARYKQLCPPEGLLITEEGEHCVIELEWLSTGLAGPPILVGITLAFLLELGRRGTGQPLNAQFVEFSQPMGDVQLLEAYFGCPIRSGAQSNRLSLHRRDLDLAFISYNEELLQMLTPVLDQSLDEHKRNQSIAETVKWIMIRSLPGRQPDIKTVAKELNMSGRTLQRRLTDDQTSFKLLLTQARHEQARAYLADPSLGIKEVAFLIGYEDQNSFYRAFRLWEGDTPSNWRNKHAATRAMRL; the protein is encoded by the coding sequence ATGAAAACTCATACTTCTGAGCGTATTAAATTTCCAAAGGGTTTTTGGGAGGGATTACAGCAATTAGGGATGACTGCCCAAGAAGTAGCTCGTAAAGCACAATTGCCTCTTACTATTATGACTCAGCCGGAAGTAACGATTTCCCAATATTTTGCGATATGGCAGGCTTATTCAGATTTATTCGGTGATACGGCCGAAGCGATTATCAACCTCGCCACCGCTTTCGATACAACGAAATACCCGCCGCCCGTTATGGCGACTTATCACGCTCGTGACTATCGGGATGCTCTGTACAGGATGGCTCGCTACAAACAACTGTGTCCACCGGAAGGCTTGCTTATTACAGAGGAGGGGGAGCACTGTGTAATCGAACTCGAATGGTTGTCTACCGGTCTAGCCGGCCCGCCGATCTTGGTTGGTATCACATTGGCCTTTCTTCTGGAGCTTGGGCGTCGTGGCACAGGTCAACCTTTGAATGCGCAGTTCGTCGAATTTTCGCAACCTATGGGGGATGTGCAGCTGCTTGAAGCTTATTTCGGTTGTCCTATTCGGTCGGGTGCGCAGAGTAACCGGTTATCGTTACATCGGCGGGATTTGGACCTCGCCTTTATCTCATACAACGAAGAGTTACTGCAGATGCTGACTCCTGTTCTGGACCAATCCTTGGATGAGCATAAGCGTAATCAATCCATTGCCGAGACGGTCAAATGGATTATGATACGGAGTCTCCCAGGGAGACAACCCGACATTAAGACGGTGGCTAAAGAGCTGAATATGAGCGGCCGTACTTTGCAGCGCCGGCTGACGGATGACCAAACAAGCTTCAAGCTTCTGCTAACCCAAGCTAGACATGAACAGGCGCGAGCTTACTTGGCCGATCCCTCGCTCGGTATTAAGGAAGTGGCTTTCTTGATCGGATATGAAGACCAGAACTCGTTCTATCGCGCTTTCCGACTTTGGGAAGGCGATACTCCTTCGAATTGGCGTAATAAACACGCTGCTACTAGGGCGATGCGGCTCTAG
- a CDS encoding sensor domain-containing diguanylate cyclase: protein MQYYKNFDEIARDILAMAKESLPDRLIYLTSFARKKQMILKLSEPNPSIHIHEGMVIDINDTVCNQIDFDNNAPLIYEDMSRETKLDDLRQALIGANINSYLGVPIILSNGEAFGTLCAVHTHANTITAKSTNTIQTIAKMFSYYLDLERLAYRDSLTGLYNRQFLYKYFEEKFGTGGALFFLDLDGFKNINDSYGHEAGDFILREVALRLEGFVQRHNGVAVRLGGDEFVINLIDHLSKEEWGKHAEYLLSQLSSWDIPLEGFQLSVSIGIALYAPSDGNPLKVVLKQADNALYSAKAMGKNTYQFNPDL, encoded by the coding sequence ATGCAATATTACAAAAATTTTGATGAAATCGCCAGAGACATATTAGCCATGGCCAAAGAGTCTCTGCCCGACAGGCTTATTTACTTAACTTCTTTTGCCAGAAAAAAACAAATGATTCTTAAGCTTTCCGAACCGAACCCGAGCATTCATATTCATGAAGGCATGGTTATCGATATAAACGACACGGTTTGTAATCAAATTGATTTTGACAATAATGCACCTTTAATCTATGAGGATATGAGTAGGGAAACGAAACTGGATGACTTGAGACAAGCCCTGATCGGCGCGAATATTAATTCCTATCTAGGTGTTCCCATCATTCTTTCTAATGGCGAGGCATTCGGTACGCTGTGCGCTGTTCATACCCATGCCAATACAATTACCGCGAAGAGCACGAATACGATCCAAACTATCGCCAAAATGTTCTCCTATTATCTAGACTTAGAGCGTCTGGCTTATCGAGATTCCTTAACCGGTCTCTATAATCGTCAGTTTCTATATAAATATTTTGAAGAAAAGTTTGGTACCGGCGGAGCTTTATTCTTTCTTGATTTGGATGGTTTTAAGAATATTAACGACAGTTACGGACATGAAGCGGGAGATTTCATATTACGGGAAGTTGCTTTAAGGCTTGAGGGTTTCGTTCAGCGGCACAATGGTGTCGCGGTTAGATTAGGCGGAGATGAATTCGTCATTAACCTGATTGATCACTTGAGCAAAGAAGAATGGGGTAAGCACGCGGAATATTTACTCTCTCAATTATCTTCTTGGGATATTCCATTGGAAGGGTTTCAATTGTCTGTCAGTATCGGGATTGCCCTTTATGCTCCAAGCGACGGCAACCCGTTGAAAGTCGTACTCAAACAGGCGGATAATGCTTTGTATTCGGCCAAAGCCATGGGTAAGAACACCTATCAATTCAACCCCGACCTATGA
- the rpoN gene encoding RNA polymerase factor sigma-54: MNQEQTYKLALTPELRQSVQILQMSGYELTRYLEEETRDNPLLELEYRYERGKTVNRSSGQFSGEYDPFSRIQAAGETLEQQLIGQLNVLTLSVDVYDAAVFLAGSLGEQGYLETSLEEIALTTGYTIDLLKAALHQVQSFEPAGVAARNLAECLLLQVRRDADAHPLAEAVITSHLEGVAQGKLAVAAQALKVPVAMVSDALRYIRSLDPKPGTSCAPKQTHYIVPDAYIDAVEPGQYVIRMNERYMPKVTLSTFYQGVKWDLICKETSSFLKERERSADWLMRSLDHRKKTLVRVIETIVEEQMDFLRRGERYLKPMNLKVISERLNLHESTVSRAIAGKFVKLPAGIYELKYFFSSGLQTMSGEAASSRGIKSRIKLLVDQEDRRKPLSDQKIAELLQDEGVHIARRTVAKYREELRILPSSVRKSTE, translated from the coding sequence GCAAATGTCAGGATATGAGCTCACTCGTTATCTTGAAGAGGAAACGCGGGATAATCCTTTGTTGGAATTGGAATACCGTTACGAACGCGGGAAGACAGTAAATCGTTCATCGGGGCAGTTCAGTGGAGAGTATGATCCATTTAGCCGGATTCAGGCTGCAGGAGAGACGTTGGAGCAGCAACTCATAGGTCAATTGAATGTGTTGACGCTTTCGGTGGATGTTTATGACGCAGCGGTGTTTCTGGCGGGCAGTCTGGGAGAGCAAGGATACCTGGAGACGTCGCTGGAAGAGATCGCTTTGACGACTGGATATACTATAGATTTGTTAAAAGCAGCGTTACATCAAGTTCAGAGCTTTGAGCCGGCGGGGGTTGCCGCCAGAAATCTAGCGGAATGTTTGCTGCTCCAGGTGCGAAGGGATGCCGATGCGCATCCGTTGGCGGAGGCGGTAATTACTTCGCATCTCGAGGGAGTAGCACAAGGAAAACTGGCTGTGGCCGCACAGGCATTGAAGGTTCCGGTGGCAATGGTGAGCGACGCGCTTCGTTACATCCGCTCATTGGATCCGAAACCAGGAACTTCATGCGCTCCGAAGCAAACCCACTATATCGTTCCGGATGCTTACATTGACGCGGTGGAGCCCGGTCAATACGTCATTCGAATGAATGAGCGGTATATGCCCAAGGTAACTTTAAGCACATTCTATCAAGGTGTGAAATGGGATTTAATATGTAAGGAAACTTCGAGTTTTCTGAAGGAACGGGAACGTTCGGCGGATTGGTTAATGCGGAGCCTGGATCATCGGAAGAAAACATTGGTTCGGGTCATTGAAACCATCGTGGAAGAACAAATGGATTTTCTGCGCAGAGGCGAGCGATATTTGAAGCCAATGAATTTAAAGGTGATCTCGGAACGTCTGAACCTGCATGAATCCACAGTGAGCCGGGCTATTGCCGGAAAATTCGTGAAGCTGCCCGCAGGTATATATGAACTCAAGTACTTCTTCTCCTCGGGTCTCCAAACCATGTCCGGCGAAGCGGCTTCCTCCAGAGGAATTAAATCTAGAATCAAACTTCTGGTGGATCAGGAAGATCGCCGCAAGCCCCTGTCTGACCAGAAAATCGCGGAGCTTCTCCAGGACGAAGGCGTCCACATCGCCCGCCGCACGGTCGCAAAGTACAGGGAGGAGCTTAGGATTCTGCCTTCGAGTGTACGGAAATCAACTGAATAG